In Carassius auratus strain Wakin chromosome 39, ASM336829v1, whole genome shotgun sequence, a genomic segment contains:
- the LOC113058071 gene encoding uncharacterized protein LOC113058071 yields the protein MEMQSAFKGRKGLKMNQWSEERMKAAIDEYKAQAESGQKPALRLLARKWNVPKTTLQRRVKGLVEGSEHASGRKPFIPVESERELARLLASLSERGFSLRKTDVQSLAFEFAKINGIRGFSEEKQKAGYYWFEGFMKRNPGLKIKKPETTSPATRMNEEELGKWFTTYKITLDALGIKDIPSHIWKCDVSGIQDVFSSQQSVEEREDPCIQITTEEETASTILAAFNASGVFAPPLIISKGIKVRNECMNENMCMRASDDGWITAELFLEWGEMFVAQLPKDDSRPHLLLLDGQSSHVFNLSFLNLMKHNDVEVICYPAPQPALCRSLKLNWCEASRKWNQQCVGMKLAEAHHCSVFMEAWKKTATVERAKDVFRTTGMFPINEFTSIGHESTTPCTEDAAHCSSHELPAVEVASFKDFVVIQKSHRGVKTVPYLQRNSEYLLYDEHFKQKNELNTAAVSYKCRGCFINHGSRDDPRASEAWIRCSNCKACYHESCAEEDGIYEWVYDGDGNKRLN from the coding sequence atggaaatgcaaagtgcGTTTAAAGGAAGAAAGGGTCTAAAGATGAATCAGTGGAGTGAGGAGCGAATGAAAGCTGCAATAGATGAGTATAAAGCACAGGCTGAGTCCGGGCAGAAGCCTGCACTACGATTGCTGGCAAGGAAGTGGAACGTGCCGAAAACGACCCTTCAGAGACGCGTGAAAGGCCTCGTCGAGGGATCCGAGCATGCATCTGGAAGAAAGCCATTCATCCCTGTTGAATCTGAGCGGGAGTTAGCGCGCCTTCTCGCCTCGCTTTCAGAGAGAGGCTTCTCGTTGAGGAAGACTGATGTCCAGTCTCTTGCTTTCGAGTTCGCCAAGATAAATGGCATCAGAGGGTTTTCAGAAGAGAAGCAAAAGGCGGGCTATTACTGGTTCGAGGGCTTTATGAAGCGAAACCCCGGcttgaaaataaagaaacctgAGACCACATCACCAGCTACAAGAATGAATGAAGAAGAGCTGGGGAAATGGTTCACAACTTACAAAATCACCCTGGATGCTTTGGGAATCAAAGACATCCCTTCACATATTTGGAAGTGTGATGTATCAGGAATACAAGATGTGTTCTCCTCTCAACAATCTGTCGAGGAAAGAGAAGATCCCTGCATTCAGATCACAACCGAGGAGGAAACAGCCTCAACTATACTAGCAGCATTCAACGCCAGTGGTGTGTTTGCTCCTCCACTTATCATTTCTAAAGGAATCAAGGTGAGAAATGAGTGCATGAATGAAAACATGTGCATGAGAGCATCAGATGATGGCTGGATAACAGCAGAGCTGTTCCTTGAGTGGGGGGAAATGTTTGTGGCACAGCTCCCGAAAGATGACTCCAGGCCCCACCTTCTCCTCCTCGATGGCCAAAGCAGCCACGTCTTCAACctcagcttcctcaatctcatgAAGCATAACGATGTGGAGGTCATATGCTATCCTGCACCGCAGCCAGCTCTGTGTAGGAGCCTCAAACTCAACTGGTGTGAAGCGAGTCGCAAGTGGAATCAGCAGTGTGTGGGAATGAAGTTGGCCGAAGCACATCATTGTTCTGTTTTCATGGAAGCATGGAAGAAAACTGCCACTGTGGAAAGAGCCAAGGATGTGTTCAGAACAACAGGAATGTTCCCGATAAATGAGTTTACCTCCATTGGGCATGAAAGCACCACGCCATGCACTGAAGACGCTGCACATTGCAGCTCTCATGAGCTTCCAGCTGTTGAAGTGGCATCCTTCAAAGACTTTGTGGTCATACAAAAGAGTCACAGGGGTGTAAAGACAGTACCATATTTACAAAGAAACTCAGAATACCTTCTTTATGatgaacattttaaacaaaaaaatgaactgaATACAGCCGCCGTCTCCTATAAATGCAGGGGCTGCTTCATAAACCACGGCTCGAGGGACGATCCAAGAGCTTCTGAAGCGTGGATCAGATGCAGCAACTGTAAGGCCTGCTACCACGAATCTTGTGCGGAAGAGGATGGGATATATGAATGGGTTTATGATGGAGATGGTAATAAGCGATTAAACTAA